The Hippoglossus hippoglossus isolate fHipHip1 chromosome 21, fHipHip1.pri, whole genome shotgun sequence genomic sequence CGGTTGAGGGGAGTGTGGCGTCCGCAGGGACAGCGGCGAGAGTGCAGAGAATTTGAACTGAGAGGGCGTCCTGGCTGTTTGACTGGGAGATCGAAGTGCACCTTCCAAGACCGCATCCAGGCTGAGCTCATGGAGGATCTCCTGCAACTGCTCACTGCTCACAAAGCCAGTCGGTCTCAGCTGAGATGTTTGGCCACAATAGTTGCTAAAAGTTTCAACTGGAAAGGGGTTTAACCCTCTACGGCACTGTAGGGACGTGACAAAGTTGACGGTCTGCTCTGCTGTCCGAGGTAATCCAGAGGACGGGAGGGACACGGGCTGTTTGAGATCCTCCCCTGTTCTCGTGTCTTTGTCTGTAGAGCCAGGGATCGACACACTCTTTAGATTTTCATCCGCATACACATCGTGAGGGAGCGGGGAGGAAGCCGTCCTGGGGTTTGAGGAGTTCGAAGCAGCGGGACGCGCTGACAACAGCGTAACGGCGGGtgatgaaacagcagcagcagtgaggtgaggaggtgagagatGAGATTTAGCGACTCTCTGAggtagagaagaagaagaggggccGTCGGACTGAAGCTCCGTGGTCTGAGTGGAGGAGGAGTTGAGGTTGGTGGCAGAGGAGTCCATGTTCTGGTCCTCGCACGACTGGCTGGCTGACATGAGGCGCAGTAGTTTGTCCTTGGCGTTGCTCACCTGCTCCTGGAGGCTGTCAATCACAGCGTTTTTCTACaaattataaacacaaaaacaatttttagatgtagaatttttttttacatcttaaCAAGATTTGCAGTTTTCTGACTGCGGATGGTTTCAAGTGAGAAATGTTAAATGTCATCGGCATGCTTTTGTAAACCATCAGTTTGTTCAGTCTACTTCATATGAAAAGGCTATGTCTGAATGAGTAGCACTAAATATAAAGAACAGCCGAGGTCAATGGGAGTACAACTGGTTTTGCATGTAGTTTTGCATTTGGTCACTAACTGGAAAAACTCACTGGCAATCCATGTAGCAGCTGctgatatttcagtctggaccaatgTGATCTCTATTAACAAACCCTGCATGTCAGATGATAGCCAATGGGCTCCGAGAAGTGGTGGATCGATTGACGGACAGATCAACATTACCACTAGTATGACTAAGCATCAATATATCCGACTGTGCTTCCTAATGGCAGACACCACCAGGAATAATGTGAAAGAGAAGTGTAATCTAAATAGCTGACAACGAAaacaatttgttgttgttgcattaTGAGAAAAACACCAACATGCTCACAGAAATTCAGTTATCTTCTAATTCCTTCTTGTTACGTAGCAGATAAGTACTGCTGCAGTACCTCATTGAGGAGTTTTTTCATGGAGTTGTTCTCGCCCAGCAGGTAGTAGATCTCATCCTGGCTGTACGCAGACTGCTGGCTCTTACTGGGGCTGCTGAAATACTTCGCCATCTGACCCGGGTTGTTCTGATCCTCTTCAAACTGCCGCCACTGGGTCAGCTGTGTAAGAAGTTTTGGAGGCGTTAAAGAATGCACAGATCGTCACGCTGACTTTCAGCTAAACATGGCAGGCAGCACTtcgataaaaaaaagaaagcagggACGAGGACATGGAGTAAGAGTTATAGATGCAGGGCTGTTTGCAGGTCGTTTAGGTGCACACCTCATTCCATTCTGGCGTGCAGGGAACACTGTTTTCggtgttttatgttgtgtgagATTTATTGTTCTTGTGTACTTCAGGTTTGTTTACCTGCAGGGTTGAAGGCAGCGCTGGTTGTCAGCAGGACAGTAAATTGTTGTGCCTGGTATTTTAAAGTCTAGTCTTGGAATTTTTAACTTGTGAAATCTGTACGAATTTTTATGTTATTGCAGTAAAGTGGTTTTTTTCaaggtttttatatttgtttcccTGCAGAGCACCAGTGGGCCACTTGCTGCTCATGCCATGGGACAATTTTCTTTCGCTTTTAATTGCTGGGGTTGCTTTTTCTGCCTTCTCCGCCCCGGAGAGTGAGCTGATTGCAGAAAAACATACTGGTACATGTATTACCTGTGGGGTGaactggttttctttttttattgctgttggTTGCTTACTGGATCAACTTGTGGTCTCCTTTCTCACTTTAAGTACTGTAGGTTGGTCCCAGATATGCAGTCAGGGCGGGCTTTAGGTGTTAACTGTTAGTGTGAAAATGTTGTGCTGTGTTAACTCCATTGCTGTGCAAGAGTAATGAATTCAGTGGGTACTGGTGTACATGTGGAGCTCAGCCAAAGTAGAGCCGAACTTCTCCTTTATTGTCATTCCTTATATGACAGCGACCTGTTCAGGGTGTAACATGTAGAAATACACACGTTAAAGGGAAACGTTACCGGGACGTTTGACCAGGTGTGTTTGAGCGTGTTACTCATCGTTCAGacatttccttcctctctccattgAAGAGGCATTCCTTTATCGTCACATAAGCCTACTGGCAGAAACCCGGAGAGTCGTAAATCCGTTTGCAGCAGCCTACGTAATTTTGACTCATAAACACTTTCTGTGTGAATCACCCTCCTCTGATAGATCCGGCGAATCCGACACGCATTTAGAAACAGGGCGGTGCGGGCACCAATGTCACTCACAACGTTTACTGGTTATGTCGAAGCAAGGAGGGGAAGTCATACAGGTATCTGTTATtcgtctgtctgtttgtcataTGTCTGTCTGACTAACTGTCTCTATCCACAGACGGTTTCCAGACAGAGTAGTCTGATAGTTCTgcctaaaaaataaaattcctcCCACGACACTTCAAAAGCATTTCAAATGAATATAGTTTCTTTCTTCCTCAGCAGACTCACGCATCTTATATGtgcatcttgtgtttttttttcctctgacctGAGGCACAAACAGCATACAGTTAGTGGCTAGTGTGCACATGAAGATGGCTCCAGCCACGGTGCTGTAGACCAGGTTGGGCCAAGCATGCAAGAAGACGGACACAGGGATGACCACGGCCGAGGAGAGGGTGACCAGAGTGACGGCGGTTATGATGGTGGGAGACTGGTTGACTGGAGGGTGGCTGACGTTGCTGGTCAACCCTGCCAGGTAAGTGCCATAGAGGAGGAGACTGCCCTgaggaaagatggaggagacaaAGGGCAAAGATGATGTGAAGCAACAAGTTGAAATCACTTAGTTAATGCAGGAATTAGAAGCAGATATTTCATGATTACATGTGATTAAGACAAACATGACTTACCTTCTGAACAGCAATAATGATGGCCCATAGATCTGAGTACACACAAGAGCAAGAGTCCATCTGTGACAATGTGTAGGAAACGTCTCTGTCCACCACCTACATCAGAAAACAACTTCAGTAATGACTTTAAATCTGATTATATTTTTGGAATATATAGTTGACACTATAGTCCCCACACTGTTCTTCCATTCTTTGCAAAATCCCCGTTCGATTCTACCTTGACAGCAGCTGCGACAGACCGTGAACACCTGATGGGGTCTGTGAGGTTCCAGAAGGTGAGAACCAGCAGGTCCACCAGGATCAACAAAGCCACCAGGCCCATCAGCTGGATGTCTCGGATGATCTGAGACGGAAATCGGCGTCAAATAGAGAtcgcataaaaaaaacaagcttgtTTTATCGAGAGCTACCTCTGTGTTTCACTCAAGGGATACTATGAGTCTCTGACTGTAATGCATTATATAAAGAATCACTGTGTAAGTTGATCCAGCTTTGCATAATAGAAAACATGTGAGAATTTATTTATATCTCTTTGCTTGTTCGTCGTTGCTTTAATTTCAACTGAAATATTTTGAGATATGCCGCTATATActaaagaaatataaacaaataaatgagacaaaaaatatgaaaattacataaaatatgtttttatttaaatctataTTAAAACTATAATTTTTACCAATACTGTTTTAGACCCCATGTCTGCTTTGCTTCTGCACAATCCCAGCCTGAAGTTAAAACTCTTTACCAAACGTTAAAAGAGGTCTGAAAGGTTAATGCATGAtggagtgaggagtgagtgaagaGCCGGCCTTACCACTCTCTTGTCGGGCAGTCGCTGGGTGAAAACCCGGTACAGTCTCCACGTCTTCCCCAAAATCGGACCGAACACCAGGGTACTGCCGACACACAGAGTCCACATTCGAGCCTGTAAGTAGATGAAAACGCTGCAGCATTTCCTGACTGAGATTTATCCAACAATATGATGGAGAACGGAGGCTGATGTGGTGTGAGCGCTTACTTGGATCACAGCCGAAGATGCTCCACCGTGCCAGTGTGTGCGTTCATCCACGGCAAATAGGAAGCCACTGCTGTAAGTGAGGAGACTCCCCAACAGAGTCAGGATGTTCAGATTAGGACTGGACATCTTCACTATCCTGGGGACACGACACATGCGACAATTAAGCTTCAGTAAATTAATTATTAGAGTTTTTATGCTacgtgtttttcagttttttttactgcaccTGTTGTTTTTGAAGCGCAgcgtgaagaggaggaagcagaaggcCAGCAGGATGCCACATGAGAGCAGCGTCCACACCACAGCACTCAGCACCGGGGAGAGCGAGCGCCTCGGGAGCTCCACCGCcagctgtgcacacacagacatgcacacggACACTTCTTAGAATCACATCTGATGTATCGGACATGTCGTTTTTATACATCTATGTCATTGGAGTATTGTTTATGTGTATTCAAAACTTTCACTTTGgtggaaaagaaacagaaaagagtgAACAGGGTGCATTTGAGTGAACGaaactttattaaataaaacagagcaaGAATCATAATGCGAAAGATTTTCTAACTTAAACTAaaagggcactcagtagagcacatccctccaccaaggcccaacaatcgCCATttgaaggaaaacacattttaattcactggatccacatttttatttggatctgcaccaaattgcacgtAATCATCCGTCCACTAAACatattttccatcaagatccatgaattattctgtgggaTAATGCCctatttcaaaatgttaaagaaagagaaaataaaatcctggatccgcgccctgatccagatctgcaccaataGGTAATGGTTTCTTCCgtgacccataccacatcatTCCACCAGGTCCCCTGGTAATCTGtccggtagtttttgcgtaatcctgctaacaaacaaacaaatgaacaaacacagacgaaaatataacctccttggcagaagtaatgATACAAAAAGAGCTGAAAGCATTCGAGCCGATTTTTAGACGTTGACAGGCGAGATGATCAGAGGTGCAGAGTTGATGCCACCATGATTTCGCCGTGGGTTGAAGTAGGGGAATAGTTTCTCTTTGAAGGAGTACCCGGTGAAGGAGTAAATATGGGAAGCAGAGTCCGCATTGTAAAAAGAGACCTGCCCCCACTCCACATCCACGTAGACCCCGACTCTCTGCGGCTTCTCGACCAGCGGCACACAGACCGGAGTGCTGCTGAGCGCCCAGTAGCTCTTGTCCCTTCTCATCCCCAGGGTCCAGTAGCCTCCTTCGGGGTTGAGCATACTTCCTCCTTTTCTGTTGACGGATTCCAGCCCGACTCCGATATCCCACTCTGTCTTCCCTTTCACTTGGACCTCGAAGTAGAACCTGCCACAGGAGAAACCCTGCTTCCCCAGAACACTAACACCTGGGTAAAATCTCTCTGGGTTGTCAGGGAGGCTCAGCGCCACATCGCCGTGATGGACCTGTTTCCTGTTCTCAGACAGCACCAGTTTGGGATGGGCCGTGTCCATGTCAAGAGTCACATCCACAGCAAACTGCTGAACCCGCCGAAACTCGCTCTCACACAGCCTCTTCACCTCAGTCTTGACGGTCTCCTCCAGCTGACTGACCACTCTCCGGACCGCTCTCCTCACCGTGCCCACGTACACAGCGCTCTCCACGTCAGTGTTGGACCAGTCTTTGGTGGCTGGTGGTGCGGAAAAAGCTGGAAAGCTCTGGAGAAGGTAAAAGTCATCATCAGAGTGCGAGAGCTGATCCAGCTCGGTGCTTCTTCGCCTCAGCTCATcgatctcctgctccagctcagcGACGAGTCCGCTGGCCCTGCTTTCAACTTGTTTCTGCTTTGCACCGATCGCCTCCACCACCTCCGTTTGTCCTCTCTGGATAATGTGCAGCAGTTTGGTGAAGACTTGCAAACTATCCTCAATCTCTCTTTCCGTGTTTCCTTTGCTGAGCTCAAAGGTTTTGTCAACTTTGCTGATTTTCTGCTGTCGGCCGTGGATCCTTTCTTCCACCTCTTGGTTTACCTTCATAATCTGagctctcttttctctgctctcgTCTTCAATAGGAACCGTGTGATGTGCCTTGTGGTCCCTCTTGATGCACAGCTGGCACACGTACGACTGGTCAGTGCTGCAGAACAGCTCCAGGAGATTCTCGTGCTtctcacacactctgtctctcatGTCCATCGTGGGATTGACCAGCCGGTGTTTTTTGAAGGTGCCTAGAACATGATGAGGCTCCAGATGAGTCTCACAGAAGGAGGCCAAACAGTCCAGGCAGGATTTCTGAGCCTTGACTCTTTTccccacgcacacgcacacgtcaCATGAAACGTTTCCTGAACATCGGTCCCCTGTGCTGGCTtcgcttttgtcttttttctccaaCGACTTCTTGAACTGGGAGGCCACCTCTGAAATGAAGGTGTTCACTTTGAGGTCGGGCCTCCGGGAGAACTTCTGCTTGCACATGGGGCACTGCGACACATTCGCGCTCTTCCAGTATCCCTGTACGCAGTCTCTGCAGAAGTTGTGCCCGCAAGGAGTCGAGACCGGCTGGTCGAACAGATCCAGACAGATGGggcagaggagctgctcctTAGACAACACACTGCCGGCAGACGCCATATCTGGGAACACAtccagagagaaaagcaggtgAGATTTTAGAGAATAAATTGGCTGCATTCCTCGtacgtttttttctttgcactgtACTATGAGTGCTGAATACAGTTGTTCCTAGTGAGCCGACTGCTTCCACGAATAGTAACAAATGTACGGTGTTAAATTTCATCAGAGGATGTTTCATTGTAGCAGCCACTTTTCATGTCAGTGGAGTAAAACATACAATAATAAAGACGGACTGTTTAAACgttaaaacaaagtaaaacagtaCATTCAAATTCTATCTTGTCTCATAAAGCATTACCATAACAAAGCAAAAACAGCTCACTCCTTTCCCTTGGGTGAAGATCTACACTTTGAGACTGACACATAAATGATCAACATGAAGCACGAACGAAATCAAAGAGATAACTCACCTAGCTTCTGTGTGTTGTAGAgcgaagaggagaggggagtgtgtttgtgtttccagacGTGACGCCTCTGCT encodes the following:
- the gpr156 gene encoding probable G-protein coupled receptor 156, with translation MASAGSVLSKEQLLCPICLDLFDQPVSTPCGHNFCRDCVQGYWKSANVSQCPMCKQKFSRRPDLKVNTFISEVASQFKKSLEKKDKSEASTGDRCSGNVSCDVCVCVGKRVKAQKSCLDCLASFCETHLEPHHVLGTFKKHRLVNPTMDMRDRVCEKHENLLELFCSTDQSYVCQLCIKRDHKAHHTVPIEDESREKRAQIMKVNQEVEERIHGRQQKISKVDKTFELSKGNTEREIEDSLQVFTKLLHIIQRGQTEVVEAIGAKQKQVESRASGLVAELEQEIDELRRRSTELDQLSHSDDDFYLLQSFPAFSAPPATKDWSNTDVESAVYVGTVRRAVRRVVSQLEETVKTEVKRLCESEFRRVQQFAVDVTLDMDTAHPKLVLSENRKQVHHGDLAVELPRRSLSPVLSAVVWTLLSCGILLAFCFLLFTLRFKNNRIVKMSSPNLNILTLLGSLLTYSSGFLFAVDERTHWHGGASSAVIQARMWTLCVGSTLVFGPILGKTWRLYRVFTQRLPDKRVIIRDIQLMGLVALLILVDLLVLTFWNLTDPIRCSRSVAAAVKVVDRDVSYTLSQMDSCSCVYSDLWAIIIAVQKGSLLLYGTYLAGLTSNVSHPPVNQSPTIITAVTLVTLSSAVVIPVSVFLHAWPNLVYSTVAGAIFMCTLATNCMLFVPQLTQWRQFEEDQNNPGQMAKYFSSPSKSQQSAYSQDEIYYLLGENNSMKKLLNEKNAVIDSLQEQVSNAKDKLLRLMSASQSCEDQNMDSSATNLNSSSTQTTELQSDGPSSSSLPQRVAKSHLSPPHLTAAAVSSPAVTLLSARPAASNSSNPRTASSPLPHDVYADENLKSVSIPGSTDKDTRTGEDLKQPVSLPSSGLPRTAEQTVNFVTSLQCRRGLNPFPVETFSNYCGQTSQLRPTGFVSSEQLQEILHELSLDAVLEGALRSPSQTARTPSQFKFSALSPLSLRTPHSPQPPVLFRYPSISPYAMRKRRPPFNSSRRGLTPPFFYSGCGKIKEKCERQHPGGNHDKATVDGTFLQVHNSDLGLQEEDEEEAESHKAQRKSRRSVSRSHRCSALRCRENDHTDPPDVEAGGDNEQHHRRIRDSCGYWDSDSSSSTDYCYYHRPYCDSCLQRGSLLSSSDSSDSSDSEYEGFTSLYRSSHPVVFKEDLKPTFV